The region CGGCCGAGCGAGTCGGCCAGGCCCGCCGTCGGCAGCTCCAGCGCGAACACCACGAACCCCGTGACGGACAGCGCGGTCAGCGCCTGGGGCACCGACAGGCCGCGCTCGATGGGCAGCAGCGTGGTGACCGTGACGACCAGCCCGACGGGGAACCAGCGGGTCAGGGTGAGCAGCAGGAAGACCTGCCGGGCGCGGCGCGGGGTCAGCGGGGTCATGACCGGTCCTCCTCGTCGGCGCCGTCGGGCCCGGCCTCGGGCGCGCCGGCGCCCGGGGCATCGTCCGGCTCCAGGGGGAACGCCGCCTGCCAGAAGTGCACGCGGCGGGCGTCCGGGGCCGGTTCGGCGTCGCGGTAGCGCTCCAGCACCGCGTCGATGTCGCGGCGGAGCGCCTGGAGCTGCTCGGGGTTCACGGTCACCCAGGCGTCGCCCTGGCCGGTGGCGTCCTGCCAGTCGGCGGGCCAGGCCTCGGCGACGTCGAGCCAGTGCCCGAAGTCGGTGGTGAACAGGCGCAGGTAGTCCCGCTCCAGCCAGCCGAGCGCGGTGGCGGCGTCCTCGTCGTGGGCCAGCTCCGAGCGCTCCCAGCTGTGCGAGCTGGTGGCGGCGCGCCACAGGCGCTGCTTGCCGGCGCCGTCGCCGGTGTCCGCGACCAGGCCGACCGACTCCAGCTTGCGCAGGTGGTAGCTGGTGGCGCCGGTGTTGGTGCTCAGCGCGTTGGCGAGCGTGGTGGCCGTCGCGGGCCCGCCGCGCCGCAGCGCGCCCAGCAGGCGCGAGCGCAGCGGGTGTGCGAGCACCTTGACGGCCTCGGGGGTGAGGCGGAAGTCGTCCTGGGGAGCGGTCATACGTGCACAGTACGCGTGCACAATCTCTGTGCACAAGAGTCATGCACAAAAATTATGCACGCGGGACGTACGAAGGCCCGGCTCGGCCGGAGCCGGGCCGGGCCTGGCCGGCGGAGTCAGGTCAGGTCAGCATGACGACGGCGGTCACCACGCCGGCGACCACCACGAGCACCCGGAACACGCTCGGCGGCATCTTGCGCCCGATGCGCGCGCCCACGTACCCGCCGACCACGGAGCCCGCGGCCAGCAGCCCGATCGCCAGCCAGTCCAGGTCGGCGACGAACACGAAGATGACCGTGGCGATCACGTTCGCCGCGAGCAGCGCGACGGTGCGCAGCGCGTTGATGTTCTTCACCGCGAGGTCGGTCCCGAGCCCCAGGACCGCCGCCATCATGACGCCGGCGCCGGCGCCGAAGTAGCCGCCGTACACGCCGGTCAGCACCGAGAAGACGACGGTCGCGGGGGACATGCCGTGCCGCAGCCGGGTCGGCTCGTCGCGGGTGCGCCGCAGCCACCGGCTGATCCAGGGCTGCACACCCACCAGCAGGCAGGAGGTCAGGATGAGCCAGGGCACGATCGCCTCGAACACGCCCGGCGGCAGCGCGAGCAGCAGCACCGCTCCGCCGATCGACCCGACGGCGCAGGTCACGAGCACGATCACCGCGACGCGCGGGTGCTCGCGCAGCTCCTGCCGGTAGCCGAACGACCCGCTCAGCCCGGCGGGCACCAGGCCCACGGTGTTCGACGCGTTCGCGACCACGGGCGGCAGGCCCACGGCCAGCAGCACGGGGAAGCTCAGCAGCGAGGCGACGCCGACCGTCGTCGACAGCACGCCCGCGCCGAAGCCGGCGCCGAGGACGGCGAGGTGCTCCCAGCCGGTCATCGCTCGTCCCCCCGCAGCAGGGCGACGTCGCTGACCATCTCGACGTGCGCGTGCATGGCCGCGGCGGCGGCCTCCGGGTCGCGTGCGCGGATGGCGTCCGCGATGGCGCGGTGCCCCGTGAGGGAGTTGCGCGGCCGGCCGGGCTGCGAGAGCGACTCGATGCGGCTCTCGCGGATCAGGCTGGCGATCTCGCGCATGGTCTGGGCCAGCAGGTCGGAGTGCGCCGCGGCCGTCACCGCCGCGTGGAACTGCTCGTCGGCGTCCACGCCGCGGTCGCCGTGCTCGATCGACGCCGCCATGGCGTCCAGGGACGCGTCGATCGCGGCGAGGTCGTCGTCGGTGCGGCGCTGCGCGGCCAGGGCGGCGATCTTCGTCTCCAGCGCGTCCCGGATGTCGATGATCTCGGGCATGCGGTCGGCGTGCGCCCGGATGGCCTCGACGATGCGGCTCTCGCTGAGCTTGCCGGTCAGCACGGTGCCGTCCCCGTGCCGGACCACCACGACGCCCACCACCTCCAGCGCGACGAGCGCCTGGCTGAGGGTCGCACGGCTGACGCCGAGCCGGGCGGCGAGCTCGCGCTCCGGGGGCAGCCGGTCCCCGGCTTTCAGCCCGTTCTGCCGGATCCACGTGGTGATCTGCTCCGCCACCTGCTCGTAGAGGCGGGTGCGGGCCAGCGGGGTGGGCAGTTCGGCGGAAGCCTTCGGGGTCACGACCTGAGGATACTTGACAGAAAGGACACTGGCCTATTGGCTAGGCCACTGATCCATCGTGCCTCGTCGGTCAACGGTGACCGCCGCGATGGAGACAGAGGAGTTCTCATGGGTCCTGAGTGGATCGCGATCATCGCGCTCGTCGCGTTGTTCGTCGCCGGGACAGTCCTGCCGATCAACATGGGCGCGCTCGCCTATGTCGCGGCGTGGTTTGTCGGCGTCTTCGCCCTGAACATGGACGAGAAGGAGGTGCTGGGCGGGATCAGCGCCGATCTCGTCCTGACGCTCATCGGCGTCACGTACCTGTTCTCCATCGCCAAGAACAACGGCACCGTCGACCTCATCGTCGCCAAAGCGGTCCAGGCGGTCGGCGGCCGGGTGGCGCTGATCCCCTGGGTCATGTTCGCCGTGACCGCGCTGCTGACCGCGATCGGCGCCGCCAGCCCCGCGGCCTGCGCCATCATCGGCCCGGTCGCGCTCGGGTTCGCGCGCCGCTACAAGATCAACCCGCTCATGATGGGCATGTTCGTGGTGCACGGCGCCCAGGGCGGCGGGTTCTCCCCGATCAGCATCTACGGCACCATCACGAACTCGGTCATGGCCGACGTCGGCTACGAGGGCACCGAGATGGGCGTGTTCATCGCGTCGCTCGCGATCAACACCGCGATGGCCGTCGTCCTCTTCCTCGCCCTCGGTGGGCGCCAGCTCATGCACGAGCGGGTGGACCCCGCGGAGGCGTCCGGCGCCGCCGGGCGCGTCGTCGACGACCTGCACACCGGCGGGACCTCGGTCACCGTCAGCGGCCAGGGCGCCGGCGTCTCGACCGTGACCCGGGGCCTCGGCGTGCGCCGCGACCACGTGCTGACCCTGGTGGCCTTCGCCGCCGTCGCCGTCACGGCGCTCGCCTTCGACCAGAACATCGGCTTCGTCTCGATCACCGCCGCCGTCGCGCTGGCGATGCTGTCGCCGCACCAGCACAAGGACGCCGTCAAGCAGATCGCGTGGCCCACCGTGCTGCTGGTGGCGGGTGTGAGCACCTACGCGACCATCCTCACCGCGGCGGGGGCGCCCGAGTACATCGGCACCTGGGCGGCGGGTCTCGGCATCGCGGCCATCGGTGCGCTCGTCCTCTGCTACGTCGGCGGCATCGTCTCGGCGTTCGCGTCGTCGACGGCGCTGCTGCCGGTGATCATCCCCATCGCCGTGCCGCTCATCGCGGCCGGTGGTGTGAGCCCCTGGGCCATGGCGGCGGCCCTCGCCGTCTCCTCGACCATCGTCGACGTGAGCCCCTTCTCCACGAACGGAGCCCTGATGCTCGCCAACCGCCCGGACACGATCTCGGAGCAGGCCTACTACAAGCAGATCCTCGGTTACGCCGTCATCGTCACCCTCGCGGGGCCCCTGCTGGTGTGGGGCATCCTCGTCCTGCCGGGCTGGTGAGCACCATGACCGGACCGCTGACCGACGTCGTCGTCGTCGACCTCTCCCGTGCCCTCGCCGGGCCGCACGCCACCATGATGCTCGGCGACCTGGGTGCGCGCGTCGTCAAGGTGGAGGTGCCCGGCCGCGGCGACGACACGCGCGGCTGGGGCCCGCCGTTCGTCGGCGAGGAGGACGGGCGCGAGTCCACGTACTTCCTGTCCGCGAACCGGAACAAGGAGTCGATAGCTCTCGACCTCAAGGCCGACGCCGACCGGGCGACCCTCCTCGACCTCGTCGACCGCGCCGACGTGCTCGTGGAGAACTTCCGGCCCGGGGTCCTGGACCGGCTCGGGCTCGGCGTCGACACGCTGCTGGAGCGCAACCCGCGCCTGGTGGTGCTCTCGATCACCGGTTTCGGGCACGACGGGCCGGAGGGCGGCCGCGCCGGGTACGACCAGATCGCCCAGGGCGAGGCCGGCCTGATGTCGCTCACCGGTTCCGGTCCCGACGACCCCCAGCGCGTGGGCGTGCCGATCGGCGACCTGCTCGCCGGGATCTACGGCGCGTACGGCGTGCTGGCGGCGCTGCACGAGCGGCACCGCACCGGCGTCGGGCAGGTCGTACGGACGTCGCTGCTGGCCGCCGTCACCGGCGTGCACGCCTTCCAGGGCACCCGCTGGACGGTCGCCGGGGAGGTGGGGCACGCGCAGGGCAACCACCATCCTTCGATCGCGCCGTACGGCCTGTTCCGCTGCCGTGACGGCGCCGTCCAGATAGCCGTCGGGTCCGAGGCGCTGTGGCAGAAGTTCTGCCTCGCCTTCGGGCTCGACGCTGACGCGGAGGGCCTGCGGAGCAACCCCGAGCGGGTGGCCCGCCGCGACCAGGTGATCAAGGTGGTCGAGGACGCCTTCGAGGCCTACGACTCCGACGCGCTGCTCACCCGGCTGTCCGACGCCGGGATCCCGGCGGGCCGGGTGCGTACGCTCGACGAGGTGTACGCATGGGAGCAGACGGCGAGCCAGGGCCTGCTCGTCGACGTCGTGCACACGAGCCTCGGCCGGCTCACCCTGCCCGGCCCGCCGCTGCGGTTCTTCGACGCCGACGGCGCCGAGGTCACGCGGCGCGAGCACCGGGCGCCGCCGGTGCTCGACGAGCACGCCGCCCGGATCAGGGCGTGGCTCGACGCCTCGGGGGCGTCGTGACCCGGCGCTGGAGCGCCCGCGAGCTGCTCGACCTGGTGCTCGACCCCGGCAGCTTCGAGTCCTGGGACGAGCCGGTCGACACCTCCGGGCACCCGGCCGAGTACCGCGCGGTGCTGGCCGCCGCGGCCGAGAAGGCCGGCACCGACGAGTCCGTGCTCACCGGGCGCGGGCAGGTCCGCGGCCGGCCCGTGGTGGTGGTCGTCAACGAGTTCCGGTTCCTCGGCGGCTCGATCGGCCGGGCCGCCGCGCAGCGGATCACCGCCGCCGTCCGGCGCGCGACGGCGGAGCGGCTCCCCGTCCTGGCGACGACGGCGTCCGGCGGGACCCGGATGCAGGAGGGCACCCCCGCCTTCCTGCGCATGGTC is a window of Promicromonospora sukumoe DNA encoding:
- a CDS encoding FadR/GntR family transcriptional regulator, coding for MTPKASAELPTPLARTRLYEQVAEQITTWIRQNGLKAGDRLPPERELAARLGVSRATLSQALVALEVVGVVVVRHGDGTVLTGKLSESRIVEAIRAHADRMPEIIDIRDALETKIAALAAQRRTDDDLAAIDASLDAMAASIEHGDRGVDADEQFHAAVTAAAHSDLLAQTMREIASLIRESRIESLSQPGRPRNSLTGHRAIADAIRARDPEAAAAAMHAHVEMVSDVALLRGDER
- a CDS encoding CaiB/BaiF CoA transferase family protein, which encodes MTGPLTDVVVVDLSRALAGPHATMMLGDLGARVVKVEVPGRGDDTRGWGPPFVGEEDGRESTYFLSANRNKESIALDLKADADRATLLDLVDRADVLVENFRPGVLDRLGLGVDTLLERNPRLVVLSITGFGHDGPEGGRAGYDQIAQGEAGLMSLTGSGPDDPQRVGVPIGDLLAGIYGAYGVLAALHERHRTGVGQVVRTSLLAAVTGVHAFQGTRWTVAGEVGHAQGNHHPSIAPYGLFRCRDGAVQIAVGSEALWQKFCLAFGLDADAEGLRSNPERVARRDQVIKVVEDAFEAYDSDALLTRLSDAGIPAGRVRTLDEVYAWEQTASQGLLVDVVHTSLGRLTLPGPPLRFFDADGAEVTRREHRAPPVLDEHAARIRAWLDASGAS
- a CDS encoding SLC13 family permease, with the translated sequence MGPEWIAIIALVALFVAGTVLPINMGALAYVAAWFVGVFALNMDEKEVLGGISADLVLTLIGVTYLFSIAKNNGTVDLIVAKAVQAVGGRVALIPWVMFAVTALLTAIGAASPAACAIIGPVALGFARRYKINPLMMGMFVVHGAQGGGFSPISIYGTITNSVMADVGYEGTEMGVFIASLAINTAMAVVLFLALGGRQLMHERVDPAEASGAAGRVVDDLHTGGTSVTVSGQGAGVSTVTRGLGVRRDHVLTLVAFAAVAVTALAFDQNIGFVSITAAVALAMLSPHQHKDAVKQIAWPTVLLVAGVSTYATILTAAGAPEYIGTWAAGLGIAAIGALVLCYVGGIVSAFASSTALLPVIIPIAVPLIAAGGVSPWAMAAALAVSSTIVDVSPFSTNGALMLANRPDTISEQAYYKQILGYAVIVTLAGPLLVWGILVLPGW
- a CDS encoding sulfite exporter TauE/SafE family protein, encoding MTGWEHLAVLGAGFGAGVLSTTVGVASLLSFPVLLAVGLPPVVANASNTVGLVPAGLSGSFGYRQELREHPRVAVIVLVTCAVGSIGGAVLLLALPPGVFEAIVPWLILTSCLLVGVQPWISRWLRRTRDEPTRLRHGMSPATVVFSVLTGVYGGYFGAGAGVMMAAVLGLGTDLAVKNINALRTVALLAANVIATVIFVFVADLDWLAIGLLAAGSVVGGYVGARIGRKMPPSVFRVLVVVAGVVTAVVMLT
- a CDS encoding ArsR/SmtB family transcription factor, whose protein sequence is MTAPQDDFRLTPEAVKVLAHPLRSRLLGALRRGGPATATTLANALSTNTGATSYHLRKLESVGLVADTGDGAGKQRLWRAATSSHSWERSELAHDEDAATALGWLERDYLRLFTTDFGHWLDVAEAWPADWQDATGQGDAWVTVNPEQLQALRRDIDAVLERYRDAEPAPDARRVHFWQAAFPLEPDDAPGAGAPEAGPDGADEEDRS